From Melitaea cinxia chromosome 16, ilMelCinx1.1, whole genome shotgun sequence, a single genomic window includes:
- the LOC123660975 gene encoding uncharacterized protein LOC123660975: MDQIQAVPASLPHIVQVYPPSVSIHPSLHSQGKVSYQQTITSESLHIPVSSHIHDIHNQHLISQNQTVMSCQQIHLQNVQPLQTQMQSQVLQSADMSQQLQITSHVILPQVPMFKQHLITNNLQQQYYGQYETYLKDNQCVLAKVEPEVQVVSEKQIDCKTEQNNSKMIEVEIVPVKKRARSQIPNPSKWACNVRKQKHQRGEAYISRRGKYVPERQVRNTKDCLKSCRYKCNERIDDVDRQHIFNAFYSLNANEKKHFLLNTTERNYVKHNKMLDGNHKRKYSFKYFFLVRAVRHTVCKNFYLGTLAISQKPVYNVHLSKSEMNLPKPDGRGLSEASTHSLPQEIKDKVRRHIMSFSTVDSKPIKQFSRKKQYLECNLSIKQMYNIYVTECDKENIVPVKESMYRKIFKQEFNIHFKKDKTGQQLCYRCKGSIKKK; the protein is encoded by the exons ATGGACCAAATTCAAGCGGTACCGGCGAGTTTGCCTCACATCGTACAAGTGTACCCACCTTCTGTGTCCATTCACCCATCTCTGCATTCTCAGGGAAAGGTTTCGTACCAACAAACAATCACATCTGAATCTCTCCACATACCAGTATCATCACATATTCATGATATACACAATCAGCATCTTATATCACAGAATCAAACCGTGATGTCATGTCAGCAGATACATTTGCAGAATGTTCAGCCGTTGCAAACGCAAATGCAGTCGCAGGTTTTGCAAAGTGCGGATATGTCACAGCAGTTACAAATAACGTCTCATGTCATTTTGCCCCAAGTGCCGATGTTCAAACAACATTTGATTACAAATAACTTACAGCAGCAGTATTATGGACAATATGAGACATATTTGAAAGACAACCAGTGCGTTCTTGCAAAAGTTGAGCCTGAGGTACAGGTCGTTAGTGAGAAGCAAATAGA CTGTAAGACAGAACAGAATAATAGTAAAATGATTGAAGTAGAAATAGTGCCGGTAAAGAAACGTGCCCGCAGTCAAATACCAAATCCGAGCAAATGGGCTTGCAATGTACGTAAGCAAAAACACCAACGCGGCGAGGCCTACATTAGCAGAAGGGGTAAATACGTGCCTGAGAGACAAGTTCGCAACACGAAAGACTGTTTAAAGTCGTGCCGGTACAAATGTAACGAACGAATCGACGATGTCGACCGCCAGCACATTTTTAACGCATTTTACTCACTAAACGCTAAtgaaaagaaacattttttactCAATACGACGGAAAGAAACTACGTGAAGCACAATAAAATGTTGGACGGTAATCACAaacgaaaatattcatttaaatatttctttttagttaGAGCGGTTAGGCATACTGTTTGTAAGAATTTCTATCTAGGTACGTTGGCGATATCACAGAAACCGGTATACAATGTACATTTAAGTAAATCAGAAATGAATTTACCTAAACCAGACGGTAGAGGGTTGTCGGAGGCGAGCACCCATTCATTGCCTCAAGAGATAAAGGACAAAGTGAGGAGACACATAATGTCGTTCAGCACAGTCGACTCGAAGccaataaaacaattttcaagAAAAAAACAGTATTTAGAGTGTAATTTGAGtataaaacaaatgtataacATTTATGTCACGGAATGTGACAAAGAAAATATTGTTCCTGTCAAAGAGTCTATGTACAGAAAGATATTTAAGCAagaatttaatatacattttaagaaAGATAAGACTGGTCAGCAACTCTGCTATAGGTGCAAGGGTTCGATAAAGAAAAAGTGA